TGAATCCCATTTCTGATAGCGCGACGGCCTTCGCCGGCCGGTCATCGAGTGCGGTCGTGCGGGCGAGATACCGCCCTCGTTCGGTTGCTGCTCGGTCCACGCCGATTACCTCTTCATCGTACACGCCGACGGAGAGATCGGAATTGTCAGTCGCGGCCGCGTTGTCGACGCTCATCGGCCACCTCCCATGTCACGGGCGATTCGTTGGTGATGGTCGGCAGCCGCGAGGTCCATATCCTCCGGCATGAACCCAGCAGGGTTCGTGAGACCTACGCCACAACCGGGACACTCGCCGAGTTCTTCACGGGACTCGTCGAAGCGTTCGCCACAATTCCGGCACCTGCCGACTTCGGTGCCGCCGTCGGTGACGATCTCTTCTCCGGCGTCATCCTCGATCCGTTTCAGGCGGGGATCCGGAAACGAGTAGGCCGTGAGATCGAGCTGCCGGACGAGTTCGGGGAGAGCCTGAGTCGAGAGGTCATCGTCGAGATCAACGCGGTCACCGAGGCTCGATTCGTACACCACATCGACCACCGGAGCGTCCGGTGAGTAGTCCTGATTGAGCCAGTAAACGCTGGCACCGACCGCCTCGACGTGTATCTCTCGTGCGGTCGCGTCGTGACGTTTGACGATCACTACGGGTGTCTGGCGCTCCGGTGACTCCTCGCGATCAACCGCCCGATCGCCGGGAAAAAGCTCAGTTGAATCCTGTTCGCCGTCGTTGGATCGTTTGTCCTGTTTAGTAGTCATCGCGAAATCGCAGGAAAGCCACAAAGCGCCCTCGCGGCGCTCGACGGGTGAGTGTACGCCGAAGCAAACATATACCACGCCGTCCTAAGGACACTCACGGGTCACCCCTGCCCCCGGCGTAGTTGGCGCGTTTCCTCGTGCCGTTCCTGCGTCGGCGTGAGGAGCCCGCCCGTCATCTCAATACAAGAAGCCACTCGCCGTCGTGCTGGATACACGTCGGACCCCGCGCTCGCCGCGCGGGAGTTCGTGGCTTCTGAGCGATTCATGCTGAGAGTCATGTCTGTCGGCTCTAAATTAAGCGTTCCCCTCGCGCTGGTCTTCGAGGAGCGTCTTCAACGCCTCGTTGTAGCTAGCAAGGTCTCGCCGGTCGCGGAACTCGGCGAGTTCGTCCCTCGTTGAGGGTTCGAGCGGGCCGACAGTCGTAGACACGACCATACCAGTAGATATATCCCCGTAGCAATAAAAGTACCGTTCGGGTGTACTCTATGGCGTACATACCGGACGATACGGAAGAGTGGCCGGCGAGTGTGTTGACTCCAAACCAGCGGGAGCGGATCGCGGAGGGATCGCTTGACCCGAGTGTAGCAGCCGATCGGGCAATGCTGGCCCGAATACGGAAACGGATACAAGTCGGAATTTTCGACTTGGGGGCTCTCTCTCGGGGGTTGCAGCAAAAGGAGATACAAAAGGCGTTCAAGGACCCCGATGACAGAGTGTATCAGCCAATCGGTAGTACGATCCCGGATGCGCTCGCGCTGTTCTACCTCGCTGGATGGGAACAAGAGACCGCTCCCAACACTTCCGAGGGGTGGTACTTCGAGGGAAGGATCGAGGGTGCGATCGAGCGCGCGCTCAATGCCAGAGGGATAACCGCGGAAGACGTGACTGTTAATATCGACGTCGAGCGTGGTGACCCGATCGATGACCTCGCACGCGGAGAGCTGAGGGATTTGCCGAGCCCGGTTCTTAGCCAACTTTTCGCAAACGGGGCAATCTCCCACGAAGAGTTTACCGAGGCTACTGAACCACCTGCTCGCGGGCCAGAAGAACAAGACGACAAGGGGTCCTAACCGATCCTCGGGAGGTCGAACCCCTCTCCACAGTCCCAGCACTCGTATTCGAGGTCCGCCGCCGGAGTGAGCTCGGCCTGTAGTGATCCACACTCGGGACACGGTGTTTCGGCTGCCGCCGCGGCGGGATCGGAAGGCATGGTTGATAGCCTCTATTTGTTCACATAGAACCCTGAACAGGTAAGCATAGTGGCTAAAACGGTGGACACCCCACGGTTTCCGCTGCTTCCATAGGCCGGACGCCTCAATTTCGAGTTCGAACTCGCCAGGGACACCCGGCCGGCTGGATCACGCCGGACACCCCACTATCGATATACTCACCCTAGTTTTGCCCGCCTATACTCTTCGCTGCTCGCCAGTCCCTCAGTGGTATTCGTAGGCTCAGTGTGTTAGGGGATATCCTGATAATCCTATCCGGAGGGAGTGAACCACTCCCCTCGCTCCCCTCTCGATCGCGCCGCCGCGCCACTCGATCTATCACGCAACCCGACCATTCTCAAATTCCCAATCATGGGGAGGCCCAATGGGGACTAGACGCCACGGTGGATTTTCTCGGAAAACCTCTAGATTGGGTCATGTTTAGCAGGCTAAGAAACCGCCACAGCACCGCCCTGAGCTGGTGAATACGTCACGACTACGGAGTTGTGTCTGACTGAATACTAAGTGAATACGCCCCCATCGAGAGGGTATGAAGCCGACGTCGGTACGCCTTGATCCCGACACCGTCGCCGAGTTAGACGCCGAAGCGGAGGACCGTGGGATCTCTCGAAACCGTCGGATGCAAGAAGTTATCGAGAATCGGAACGAATACACCCAGTTGAAGCATGAATACGATCAACTACGGAGTGACTACAAGGATTTGCAAGCCGAGAAGCAGCGGATCGAGACTCACCGGGACGCGCTCGAAAGCGGCCAGGCCGACACGACCGAGCAGCTTGAGGAGATCGTATCCGAGCGCGATCGCCTCCGCGAGAAGGTCGACGGTCTGGAAGACGAGACCGATCGACTACAGCGCCAGCTCGCGGCGGCGAACAGTCGCCAGGACGACCTCGGTGAGATCGTGGAGTACGTCGAGGACGAGAAGTCCCTCGCTGAACGTCGCGAGGAGCGAAGCACCGCCCCGGTGTGGTGGCGGGCCTGGTGGTGGGTCACTGGCACTCCGGACGGCGAAGCGGACTCGTGAGCGTCGCGCTGGCCGGCCTCTCGGACCCGCCACCCGCCCCCGCGGCGGCGGTGCTCCCTCTCGATCGGCCTTATGTACAATCCCACGCCCTCGAAAGGCCGTCTGTGTACATAAGGCGCGAGCGGTGCCGTCGCAGCGGCCGCCGAGCCTCGGAGGGGTGCTGCGAGAGGGGCCTCCTCGCTTGCGGTAGTACTACTCGCGGACGTTCACGTCGGTCGAAACCTCGTACTCCACATCAACCACCCGCGTCGAGAGGATCTCCGCGAGCTCCGGCGTCATGTCCTCGTGGGCCACGGCCTCGCGGAGTGCCGGGATCATGGCCTGAGTGAACTCGGTGCTGGCTTCGACCGCTCCCACACGGGTATTCTCGCCGAGCAGGTCGGCGACGTCGTCGACGAGATCCTCCCGGTACGCGAACTTACCGTCGGTGCGGATTCGCATGACCCTCTCGTACACACGACCCTCTCAAAGCCGTTCTGCTCGGGTGAGTAACCACCGATCAGTCGGCAATACTATCCGCGGCGATCGTCACCAGTCGCCCTGTCAACACGAAGCGAAGCGGTCTTCGGACAAATATTCACACGAGATCGAGCGTCTCGTGTGTCAATCGAGGATCGGCGATCTCGCGGCGCGCAACCCCGTGTGGTCGCGTCGAGGGTGGGGTTCGAACGGCACAAGGGTCCGTCCGGAACCCAGATCGGCATCTTTACCGATTTGGGAATCGACCGTTCGAACGGCACAAGGGTCCGTCCGGAACGCGAGTGGGCAATTTTGGATAGCAATCCATTTTGCCCAGTCGCGGGAGCACAAGGGTCCGTCCGGAACTTGGAAAAAATGCCCAAATGAGCAAGCTTACCATCGGTCGCGGGAGCACAAGGGTCCGTCCGGAACCCTGCTGGATCAACCATCGAGAGGATCCGGGACGCCAGGCTACGCGGCGTGTATTTCGTCGATCGGCAAAAACGGACTACTCGGCGTCGTGGCGGTAGTCGTCGGGATCGCCACCGAGCTGCTCCGCGAGGTATTCGCGATCGTGCTCACGGAGTTCTTCGAGCGCCTCGCGGGCTTCCGCGAGTTCCTCGTCGGTCATCGGTCGCTGTCCCGGTTCGGGCTCAGATTGTGCCATTGTTCAAACCGTCTGATTAGTCGTTGGAGTTCCTCAGCCAAATGGTCTTCGGCGAGATCGAGCGCTTCGCTCGCTGGCATTGGGCCGGCGACCTGGACGGTGTCGATCTTCTCACCGTCACGGTAGACGT
This window of the Halococcus agarilyticus genome carries:
- a CDS encoding FmdB family zinc ribbon protein gives rise to the protein MWLSCDFAMTTKQDKRSNDGEQDSTELFPGDRAVDREESPERQTPVVIVKRHDATAREIHVEAVGASVYWLNQDYSPDAPVVDVVYESSLGDRVDLDDDLSTQALPELVRQLDLTAYSFPDPRLKRIEDDAGEEIVTDGGTEVGRCRNCGERFDESREELGECPGCGVGLTNPAGFMPEDMDLAAADHHQRIARDMGGGR
- a CDS encoding DUF7692 domain-containing protein, encoding MRIRTDGKFAYREDLVDDVADLLGENTRVGAVEASTEFTQAMIPALREAVAHEDMTPELAEILSTRVVDVEYEVSTDVNVRE